The Plasmodium brasilianum strain Bolivian I chromosome 14, whole genome shotgun sequence genome contains a region encoding:
- a CDS encoding MORN repeat protein codes for MKYLSSKPIFVFCDLQEIEIFLQNDKKANKEEEDKEKKKKTCPGISELWNSTCIVENSLIPKANDSNEVEKIECCKLLPCYIEIINSDLLLYFFDNYSNKICWKINKGKYSLETEKMVSNEHAQHERRTDKNKMKKQKQLNHKVRHEDHITHDNEQEETLCTVISTNENGDISCSSFNNDLHISQPKKMIKKRKKKRKKSFENYALLEDEGKDNELNKSYLKNDINCFLKFVHFFSYSFRNMKDDLKRNTCFFFMCNEEEEEYGLNNSHLRYINLFIKINPSFLSLLRNRITINDNICYNLSKTNKYLICERMKEVSLNFFQIFEGDEKITGEMCNLILQNECSTPGTFQNEKNKIQIYSEHSNILPNMENETANLNTLLESPYMNNNEFEDDTTTWYELKLFTYTFHKKRVEKLMKNYKKCMELENESAYEDSEMFEYQKDEEDMTTLDTGLNYKINKDQYTHKNKSTVNEVWRYDPNEKLSEKECNKGEGEQSTISYLLSSIEKLRSTTFLKRKFMEDPTQIKYKELIFYDKNKEFFCKYVGNMKDRLYNGKGKLYDKFNSLIYDGDWLNAERNGKGKLLFKHFNIWYLYEGEFMNDEIVDKGIISLIDKEYVKRIQTNKINKLCPLLIKANFGRKKKLNDKDQKQNLSKQIMNQIEKTAMQDYSSTNNVDFWPQDIVDIYFPYLKKWNIYSFYCSSNIENIKKKKDIFESNENNFRNLIGYPSYNLSYESKFSSSLAANVIEGDQNIYAPLASNASYGKGELGIESSKQQDEQNDEQQDGQIDGQQDDLPNDEATKSNSNSKWTFPINGFTKKKEKQENLNEDLVYKHDKTNILHERFFEYMKMKNEQKLYFPLLSKNIGLTKIIYADKSEYFGPINNRGQPNTNEQFPKAFFNNEKFFYKGEMKNFLPHGYGIFKNKDENKNTYLGFWKNGYREGNGSLNLKNRKYIVQGNFVKDRIHDKINIYIKDEKISKLHLSNINKSSQKIKIFFRNGYIFYGYFSQNYERNGIGILIDSNNKILYHGYYKNDVIDKFCYILRHKDNTIYCGNLQQGFKKGFGKLYYEEKLQFNEGNENEFNLSLSNAKILARKLEAYDGVDINSDIPLKFSFDSNHVIYIGYWDKNAFSHFGSCNLKNGIYKGDIKDSKKDGLDMGKYYSEYDKMKVYPFEKEQIKHKSTACDKCFNKENLQCDILKTDKLYINQELDSYITIPLRDLLSNIMNELFDKSTSFTNYLHRPFHFDLNYFLKK; via the exons atgaaatatttatcatCTAAACcgatttttgttttttgtgaTCTTCAAGAAATTGAAATCTTCTtacaaaatgacaaaaaagcgaataaagaagaagaagataaagaaaaaaaaaaaaagacatgcCCCGGAATAAGCGAATTATGGAATAGCACGTGTATCGTAGAAAACTCACTCATACCCAAGGCAAATGATTCTAACGAAgtggaaaaaatagaatgTTGTAAATTATTGCCATgttatatagaaataataaatagtgATTTACTTTTATACTTCTTCGACAActatagtaataaaatatgctgGAAGATCaacaaaggaaaatattctctggaaacagaaaaaatggTAAGCAATGAACATGCACAACACGAAAGGAGGAcagataaaaacaaaatgaaaaagcaaaaacaaCTCAACCATAAAGTGAGACATGAAGATCATATCACACATGATAACGAGCAAGAGGAAACTCTGTGTACTGTTATTAGTACAAATGAAAATGGGGATATATCATGTTCCTCATTTAATAACGACCTCCACATAAGTCAAcctaaaaaaatgataaaaaaaagaaaaaagaaaagaaaaaaatctTTCGAAAACTACGCTTTATTAGAAGATGAGGGTAAAGACAATGAACTTAATAaaagttatttaaaaaatgatataaactGTTTTTTAAAGTTTGTTCACTTTTTCTCTTACTCTTTTCGCAATATGAAAGATGacttaaaaagaaatacatgtttcttctttatgtgtaatgaagaagaagaggaataCGGGTTAAACAACAGCCATTTAAGATATATTaacttgttcataaaaataaatccgTCCTTCCTTTCTCTGTTAAGAAATAGAATAACTATAAACGACAATATATGCTATAACCtaagtaaaacaaataaatatttaatttgtgAAAGAATGAAAGAAGTATCTTTAaacttttttcaaatatttgaAGGGGACGAAAAAATTACAGGAGAAATGTGCAACTTAATTTTACAGAACGAATGTAGTACTCCTGGAACATTccagaatgaaaaaaacaaaattcaaatttattctgaacattcaaatatattaccTAATATGGAAAATGAAACAGCAAATTTAAACACACTTTTAGAAAGCCCATACATGAACAACAACGAATTTGAAGATGATACTACTACGTGGTATGaactaaaattatttacatacacttttcacaaaaaaagagtagaaaaattaatgaaaaattataaaaaatgtatggaACTGGAAAATGAAAGCGCCTATGAAGATTCTGAAATGTTTGAATATCAGAAGGATGAAGAGGATATGACGACCCTTGATACAGggttaaattataaaataaataaagaccAATATacgcataaaaataaaagtactGTAAATGAAGTATGGCGTTATGATCCAAATGAAAAACTTTCAGAGAAAGAATGTAATAAAGGGGAAGGGGAACAAAGCACGATATCTTATTTGTTAAGTAGCATAGAAAAATTGAGGTCCACTACTTTTTTAAAGAGAAAATTCATGGAAGACCCTACACagattaaatataaagaattaatattttatgataagAACAAAGAATTCTTTTGTAAATATGTCGGTAATATGAAAGATAGATTATATAATGGAAAGGGGaaattatatgataaatttaaTAGTTTAATATATGATGGAGATTGGTTAAATGCAGAAAGAAacggaaaaggaaaattactTTTCAAACATTTCAATATTTGGTATTTATATGAAGGAGAATTTATGAATGATGAAATTGTAGATAAGGGAATAATATCATTGATTGATAAAgaatatgtaaaaagaatacagacaaataaaattaataaattgtgTCCCCTACTAATTAAAGCTAATTTTGGTAGGAAGAAAAAGTTAAATGATAAGGATCAGAAACAAAATCTCAGCAAGCAAATTATGAATCAAATAGAAAAAACAGCTATGCAAGATTACAGTTCTACTAATAATGTGGATTTCTGGCCACAAGATATTGTcgatatttattttccttatttaaaaaaatggaacaTTTACTCCTTTTATTGTTCAAgcaatatagaaaatatcaAAAAGAAGAAGGATATTTTTGAGTCAAacgaaaataattttaggaATTTAATTGGTTATCCCTCTTATAATCTTTCATATGAGTCTAAATTCTCCAGTTCTCTAGCGGCTAATGTGATAGAAGGTGACCAAAACATTTACGCACCCCTGGCGAGTAATGCTTCTTACGGAAAAGGCGAATTAGGCATCGAAAGTAGTAAACAGCAAGATGAACAGAATGATGAACAACAGGACGGACAGATAGATGGCCAACAAGATGACCTTCCAAATGATGAAGCCACCAAAAGTAATAGCAACTCTAAGTGGACATTTCCAATAAATGGATtcacgaaaaaaaaagaaaaacaggAAAACCTTAACGAAGACCTTGTGTATAAACATGATAAAACAAACATATTACACGAACGATTTTTCGAgtatatgaaaatgaaaaatgaacagAAATTGTATTTCCCTTTGTTGAGTAAAAATATTGggttaacaaaaataatttacgCGGACAAAAGTGAGTATTTTGGGCCAATAAATAATAGAGGACAACCAAACACAAATGAACAATTTCCTAAGGCATTTTTtaacaatgaaaaatttttctaCAAAGGAGAAATGAAGAATTTTCTTCCTCATGGATACggcatatttaaaaataaagatgaGAATAAAAATACGTACTTGGGCTTTTGGAAAAATGGCTACAGAGAAGGTAATGGAAGTctcaatttaaaaaataggaaatatATTGTTCAAGGAAATTTTGTAAAGGATAGAATACATGACaagattaatatatatattaaggatgaaaaaatatCTAAACTACATTTgtctaatataaataaaagttcacaaaaaatcaaaatattttttagaaatggatatattttttatggcTATTTTTCCCAAAATTATGAGAGAAATGGAATAGGAATATTAAttgatagtaataataaaattttatatcatgggtattataaaaatgatgtaATCGATAAATTCTGTTACATTTTAAGACACAAAGATAACACAATTTACTGTGGAAATTTACAACAaggttttaaaaaaggatttggaaaattatattatgaagaaaaattacaatttaaTGAAGGAAATGAAAACGAATTTAACTTAAGTTTATCTAATGCAAAAATATTAGCAAGAAAGTTAGAGGCATATGATGGTGTCGACATTAACTCAGACATaccattaaaattttcatttgattCTAACCATGTTATATACATTGGTTATTGGGATAAAAATGCATTTTCTCATTTTGGTTcatgtaatttaaaaaatggtatTTATAAAGGTGATATTAAAGATTCAAAAAAAGACGGAttgg ATATGGGAAAATATTATAGTGAGTATGATAAAATGAAGGTGTATCCTTTTGAAAAAGAGCAAATTAAACATAAATCAACTGCATGCgataaatgttttaataaggaaaatttaCAATGTGATATTTTAAAGACGGACAAGTTATACATAAATCAGGAACTTGATTCTTATATAACTATCCCCTTAAGAGATCTATTATCAAATATTATGAACGAGCTTTTTGATAAATCAACAAGTTTCACAAACTATTTACATAGACCTTTTCACTTTGacttaaattatttcttgAAGAAGTAA
- a CDS encoding MORN repeat protein codes for MNTGLSSDRGNIINKHNSANSSTNSSTNSSSNSNTNSSTNSNTNSSTNSNTNSSSNSNTNSSNNRSTNSSNNSSTNRSNNSSTNRSNNSSTNRSNNSSTNRSNNSCNNYSTKCNRERNMKSNTIISVQTNEKENLNKRICNNYSKILNHTDLEKNIKEKKSFRKRLKKEKKQRYTKFYKNVMKMRRIYKKISLLLSIFFINKILKNYKKNNVEQHRDYWNTCLLNELMNLFK; via the coding sequence ATGAACACTGGATTGAGCAGCGATAGAGGTAATATCATTAATAAGCATAACAGTGCTAACAGCAGTACAAATAGTAGCACTAATagcagtagtaatagtaatactaACAGCAGTACAAATAGTAATACTAACAGCAGTACAAATAGTAATACTAACAGCAGTAGTAATAGCAATACTAACAGCAGTAATAATAGAAGTACTAACAgcagtaataatagcagtacTAACAGaagtaataatagcagtacTAACAGaagtaataatagcagtacTAACAGaagtaataatagcagtacTAACAGAAGTAATAATAGCTGTAATAATTACAGTACTAAATGCAATAGGGAGAGAAATATGAAGAGCAATACCATCATCTCAGTGCAGACAAATGAGAAGGAAAACCTAAACAAGCGTATATGCAATAACTACTCAAAAATTTTGAATCACACAgatttggaaaaaaatattaaagaaaagaaatcatttagaaaaagattgaaaaaagaaaaaaaacaaagatacacaaaattttacaaaaatgtcATGAAAATGAGGAGGATATACAAGAAAATCTCTCTTTtactttccattttttttattaataaaatacttaaaaattataaaaaaaataatgtagaaCAACACAGGGATTATTGGAATACTTGTCTTTTGAATGAGCtaatgaatttatttaaataa